Proteins co-encoded in one Opitutus terrae PB90-1 genomic window:
- a CDS encoding choice-of-anchor K domain-containing protein: MHSRFKYTLAAACLAVALIPLAQAQLLLSGNVTGEFTDAPGPNDTIYNAPDGSSNYFRSGIPETAADLQTAIEFWKVNFTDVGPGLVASDLFKVTNGRTLLHSTATAAHFDLNLELTAPESQDHMLTSIAFTIENTPNQPNDINVNDWYTITATGISPFQVGDYLVQFEFVAPESFQILENSSLRVGDLYVRFTPVPEPSTYAAFGAALLLGVVGFRRFRNRAITI; the protein is encoded by the coding sequence ATGCATTCTCGATTCAAATACACCCTCGCAGCCGCCTGCTTGGCCGTGGCGCTCATCCCGCTGGCCCAGGCCCAACTGCTGCTCTCCGGCAACGTGACCGGCGAGTTCACCGACGCGCCCGGACCTAACGACACCATCTACAATGCGCCCGACGGCAGCTCGAACTACTTCCGTTCAGGCATTCCAGAGACCGCCGCCGACCTCCAGACGGCGATCGAGTTCTGGAAGGTCAACTTCACGGATGTCGGCCCCGGGCTGGTGGCGAGCGACCTGTTCAAGGTCACCAACGGTCGGACCTTGCTCCATTCGACGGCCACCGCCGCTCATTTCGATCTGAACCTTGAGCTGACCGCGCCGGAATCGCAGGACCACATGCTGACGTCGATCGCCTTCACCATCGAGAACACGCCGAACCAGCCGAACGACATAAACGTCAACGACTGGTACACGATCACGGCGACGGGCATTTCCCCGTTCCAGGTCGGCGACTACTTGGTGCAGTTCGAATTCGTCGCGCCGGAGAGCTTCCAGATTTTGGAGAACTCCTCGCTGCGAGTGGGCGATCTCTACGTCCGGTTCACCCCCGTGCCGGAGCCGTCGACGTACGCCGCGTTCGGCGCCGCGCTCTTGCTCGGTGTGGTCGGCTTCCGCCGTTTCCGGAATCGCGCAATCACGATCTAA